The window CGCCGCGACCAGCAGGAGCATCGTGCGATGCCGCCACAGCGATGGAACCCCGGGAACGCGGGTCGGCTCGGGATCAGCCGCCATGGCCTTCGTCGACGCGCGCACGCCGCGCACCGACCCGTGGCGGCGCTTGCTTCGCTTGCGGTGCTCATCCTGAACGGTCGTGGTCAAAGATTGCGTTCTCCGGAGGCCTCGCGGACCTCACCCCGCATCCGCCCGTCTTGCCTTGTTATCACGGCAGCGGCAGGAATTGTCGAGCACGCCCGATCGAATTGTACGGCCGAACGCCCAACCCTATAATCCTTGACGGAATTCGCCGGTGTGTCAGCCGAGCGGCGCCCTGTTACGCGCGAGCCGCGGGCTTCAGTTCGCGTGGAGGTGCACTGACAAGGGGCCGCGATTTGCCCGGAATGCCTCGTGCTCGTGTGCCACTGCTCTGGAGCGGTGCTTGATGAATGGTCGTCGCAGGGTCCGCCGTGCGGGCCGTCTTCGGAACAACCCGTAAAGCGGGATCTGGCGCACCAGGCCCAAACGCGAAATTCACCCGACCCAGCCATGAACGTCACCCTCAACGGCCATTCCCATTCGCTCGACGAACCCCTGACCGTCGCCGATCTGCTCCGGCAACTCGATCTGGAGCCCGTCCGCGTGGCCGTCGAGGTCAATGAGGATCTGGTCCCCCGCAAGCGCTTCGGCGAAGCGCCCATCCGCGACGGCGACCGGATCGAAATCGTCACTCTTGTCGGAGGCGGCTGATACCATGTCCACCGATCGCTACCGCGTCGGATCGTTCACCTTCTCGTCCCGCTTGTTCGTCGGAACCGGAAAATACGCCAATTTCGACCTCATGCGCGCCGCCATCGACGCCGCCCGCTGCGAAGTCGTCACCGTGGCCGTCCGCCGTGATGTCCTCAGCCCCGAAGGCGCCAAGAAGCAGGACAGCATCCTCGATCACCTCGACCTCAAGCGCATCACCATCCTGCCCAACACCGCTGGGTGCTTCAACGCCAAAGACGCCATTCGCTCCGCCCGCCTCAGCCGAGAACTGCTCGAAGGCCTCGACAACCCCGGCGCCAAGTGGGTCAAAATCGAAGTGCTCGCCGACAAGAAAACCCTTCTGCCCGATCCCGTCGGCACGCTCGAAGCCACCGTCGAACTCGTCAAGGACGGCTTCGAAGTCCTCGCCTACACCAATGACGACCCCATCATGGCCCGTCGGCTCAAGGA is drawn from Phycisphaerae bacterium and contains these coding sequences:
- a CDS encoding thiazole synthase: MSTDRYRVGSFTFSSRLFVGTGKYANFDLMRAAIDAARCEVVTVAVRRDVLSPEGAKKQDSILDHLDLKRITILPNTAGCFNAKDAIRSARLSRELLEGLDNPGAKWVKIEVLADKKTLLPDPVGTLEATVELVKDGFEVLAYTNDDPIMARRLK
- the thiS gene encoding sulfur carrier protein ThiS, with the translated sequence MNVTLNGHSHSLDEPLTVADLLRQLDLEPVRVAVEVNEDLVPRKRFGEAPIRDGDRIEIVTLVGGG